One window of the Populus trichocarpa isolate Nisqually-1 chromosome 9, P.trichocarpa_v4.1, whole genome shotgun sequence genome contains the following:
- the LOC7488149 gene encoding uncharacterized protein LOC7488149 isoform X3, which produces MSSSMENCHVDVQNKLEVVRPATEVYAQEAIEALKAGKVIAVPTDTLYGFACDACSLEAVNRIYEMKGRKHTSPLAICVGDVSQIQHFAVTEYLPHGLLDSLLPGPVTVILRRGESSALEKSLNPGLDSVGVRVPDCNFIRVVARGLGKAVALTSANLSGQPSSLCIKDFENLWNRCAYVYDGGVLPSNRAGSTIVDLTRPGKYKILRPGSAKEETLAILEKHSLVEEAPAI; this is translated from the exons atgagTTCGAGCATGGAGAATTGTCATGTTGATGTTCAAAATAAGTTGGAGGTGGTTCGGCCTGCCACGGAAGTTTATGCCCAAGAAGCAATTGAAGCTCTCAAAGCTGGGAAGGTGATTGCAGTACCCACAGATACACTGTATGGATTTGCTTGTGATGCTTG TTCTTTGGAAGCAGTCAATagaatttatgaaatgaaaGGACGTAAGCATACAAGTCCTCTTGCAATCTGTGTTGGGGATGTGTCACAAATACAACACTTCGCGGTCACTGAATATCTGCCTCATGGCTTACTTGATTCTCTACTTCCGGGGCCTGTTACTGTTATATTGAGGCGAG GGGAGTCGAGCGCACTTGAGAAATCCTTGAACCCAGGATTGGATAGTGTGGGAGTCCGTGTACCAGATTGTAACTTCATCAGGGTAGTTGCTCGTGGTCTGGGAAAAGCAGTTGCCCTTACAAGCGCAAACCTTAGTGGGCAGCCCAGTAGCCTTTGCATCAAGGATTTTGAGAACCTCTGGAACCGTTGTGCGTATGTTTATGACGGTGGTGTACTTCCATCCAATCGTGCAGGATCAACAATTGTGGACCTCACCAGGCCAGGAAAGTACAAGATTCTTAGACCTGGAAG CGCTAAGGAAGAGACTCTGGCAATCCTTGAAAAACATTCTCTGGTCGAGGAAGCTCCGGCGATTTGA
- the LOC7488149 gene encoding uncharacterized protein LOC7488149 isoform X2: MNIPERIAVRLPQLVFPSSSEVVLYNHNRLGFSKKMSSSMENCHVDVQNKLEVVRPATEVYAQEAIEALKAGKVIAVPTDTLYGFACDACSLEAVNRIYEMKGRKHTSPLAICVGDVSQIQHFAVTEYLPHGLLDSLLPGPVTVILRRGESSALEKSLNPGLDSVGVRVPDCNFIRVVARGLGKAVALTSANLSGQPSSLCIKDFENLWNRCAYVYDGGVLPSNRAGSTIVDLTRPGKYKILRPGSAKEETLAILEKHSLVEEAPAI, encoded by the exons ATGAACATTCCTGAAAGAATTGCAGTCAGATTGCCACAGCTGGTCTTCCCCTCCTCCTCCGAGGTGGTGCTCTATAATCACAATC GGCTGgggttttcaaagaaaatgagTTCGAGCATGGAGAATTGTCATGTTGATGTTCAAAATAAGTTGGAGGTGGTTCGGCCTGCCACGGAAGTTTATGCCCAAGAAGCAATTGAAGCTCTCAAAGCTGGGAAGGTGATTGCAGTACCCACAGATACACTGTATGGATTTGCTTGTGATGCTTG TTCTTTGGAAGCAGTCAATagaatttatgaaatgaaaGGACGTAAGCATACAAGTCCTCTTGCAATCTGTGTTGGGGATGTGTCACAAATACAACACTTCGCGGTCACTGAATATCTGCCTCATGGCTTACTTGATTCTCTACTTCCGGGGCCTGTTACTGTTATATTGAGGCGAG GGGAGTCGAGCGCACTTGAGAAATCCTTGAACCCAGGATTGGATAGTGTGGGAGTCCGTGTACCAGATTGTAACTTCATCAGGGTAGTTGCTCGTGGTCTGGGAAAAGCAGTTGCCCTTACAAGCGCAAACCTTAGTGGGCAGCCCAGTAGCCTTTGCATCAAGGATTTTGAGAACCTCTGGAACCGTTGTGCGTATGTTTATGACGGTGGTGTACTTCCATCCAATCGTGCAGGATCAACAATTGTGGACCTCACCAGGCCAGGAAAGTACAAGATTCTTAGACCTGGAAG CGCTAAGGAAGAGACTCTGGCAATCCTTGAAAAACATTCTCTGGTCGAGGAAGCTCCGGCGATTTGA
- the LOC7489285 gene encoding lysine-specific demethylase JMJ32 — MMEEQVRVLEGLWGDVRELSLGNRIQRLDLAPTPLQFLRDYVSPNKPCIISNAISHWPALSLWPNLSYLSSSLSDSTVSLHLTPDGRADSLVPLETPKKGETCFASAHVEHVPFPCALDLVLNSERNNVVGYLQQQNDCFQEEYSVLASDCDAHIPWATEALGGCLPEAVNLWIGNHSSETSFHKDHYENLYAVVSGEKQFLLLPPTDVHRMYIQEYPAAQYSYTSGSGEFRLELEKPQRYVPWCSVNPYPPPETKENEMSKFPLYFNGPKPFHCTVKAGEILYLPSMWFHHVRQSPDDNGCTIAINYWYDMQFDIKYAYFNFLQSIHHGSTLMNYDATKFTLSDELCIDANELEAEEANQEEDTKDE, encoded by the exons ATGATGGAGGAGCAAGTAAGAGTACTAGAAGGGCTGTGGGGGGATGTGAGGGAGCTAAGCCTAGGAAACAGAATACAACGGCTAGACTTGGCTCCAACCCCACTCCAATTCCTAAGAGACTATGTATCACCTAACAAACCTTGCATCATCTCCAATGCCATCTCCCACTGGCCTGCTCTCAGCCTCTGGCCTAACCTTTCTTACCTTTCTTCCTCCCTTTCTGATTCCACTGTCTCCCTTCACCTCACCCCAGATGGCCGCGCTGATTCCCTTGTTCCCCTAGAAAcccctaaaaaaggagaaacatGCTTTGCCTCTGCTCACGTGGAGCATGTTCCTTTCCCTTGCGCTCTAGATCTTGTTCTGAATTCTGAAAGAAATAATGTGGTGGGATACTTGCAGCAGCAGAATGACTGTTTTCAGGAGGAATATTCGGTGTTGGCTTCTGACTGTGATGCGCACATCCCGTGGGCTACTGAGGCACTGGGAGGCTGCCTTCCGGAGGCAGTGAATCTGTGGATCGGAAACCATTCATCTGAGACTTCATTCCACAAGGACCATTACGAGAATCTGTATGCTGTTGTTTCAGGGGAGAAGCAATTCTTGCTACTTCCTCCTACGGACGTGCATCGCATGTACATTCAAGAGTATCCAGCTGCTCAATATTCTTATACCAGTGGCTCTGGAGAGTTCAGATTGGAGTTGGAGAAGCCGCAGAGATATGTGCCTTGGTGCAGCGTGAATCCTTACCCGCCTCCAGAGACTAAGGAGAATGAGATGTCCAAATTTCCTTTGTATTTCAATGGTCCGAAGCCCTTTCATTGTACTGTCAAGGCTGGAGAGATTCTCTACTT GCCAAGTATGTGGTTTCATCATGTTCGACAGAGTCCAGATGACAATGGATGCACCATTGCCATAAACTATT GGTATGATATGCAGTTCGACATCAAGTATGCTTATTTCAATTTCCTGCAATCAATTCATCATGGGTCGACGTTGATGAATTATGATGCAACCAAGTTCACCTTAAGTGATGAATTATGTATTGATGCTAATGAATTGGAAGCAGAGGAAGCCAATCAAGAAGAAGATACTAAAGACGAATga
- the LOC7488149 gene encoding uncharacterized protein LOC7488149 isoform X1 has product MNIPERIAVRLPQLVFPSSSEVVLYNHNRVPKLGFVPFLTHKRHLGLGFSKKMSSSMENCHVDVQNKLEVVRPATEVYAQEAIEALKAGKVIAVPTDTLYGFACDACSLEAVNRIYEMKGRKHTSPLAICVGDVSQIQHFAVTEYLPHGLLDSLLPGPVTVILRRGESSALEKSLNPGLDSVGVRVPDCNFIRVVARGLGKAVALTSANLSGQPSSLCIKDFENLWNRCAYVYDGGVLPSNRAGSTIVDLTRPGKYKILRPGSAKEETLAILEKHSLVEEAPAI; this is encoded by the exons ATGAACATTCCTGAAAGAATTGCAGTCAGATTGCCACAGCTGGTCTTCCCCTCCTCCTCCGAGGTGGTGCTCTATAATCACAATC GTGTCCCAAAGTTGGGGTTTGTGCCATTTTTAACACATAAAAGGCATTTAGGGCTGgggttttcaaagaaaatgagTTCGAGCATGGAGAATTGTCATGTTGATGTTCAAAATAAGTTGGAGGTGGTTCGGCCTGCCACGGAAGTTTATGCCCAAGAAGCAATTGAAGCTCTCAAAGCTGGGAAGGTGATTGCAGTACCCACAGATACACTGTATGGATTTGCTTGTGATGCTTG TTCTTTGGAAGCAGTCAATagaatttatgaaatgaaaGGACGTAAGCATACAAGTCCTCTTGCAATCTGTGTTGGGGATGTGTCACAAATACAACACTTCGCGGTCACTGAATATCTGCCTCATGGCTTACTTGATTCTCTACTTCCGGGGCCTGTTACTGTTATATTGAGGCGAG GGGAGTCGAGCGCACTTGAGAAATCCTTGAACCCAGGATTGGATAGTGTGGGAGTCCGTGTACCAGATTGTAACTTCATCAGGGTAGTTGCTCGTGGTCTGGGAAAAGCAGTTGCCCTTACAAGCGCAAACCTTAGTGGGCAGCCCAGTAGCCTTTGCATCAAGGATTTTGAGAACCTCTGGAACCGTTGTGCGTATGTTTATGACGGTGGTGTACTTCCATCCAATCGTGCAGGATCAACAATTGTGGACCTCACCAGGCCAGGAAAGTACAAGATTCTTAGACCTGGAAG CGCTAAGGAAGAGACTCTGGCAATCCTTGAAAAACATTCTCTGGTCGAGGAAGCTCCGGCGATTTGA